A stretch of Synechococcus sp. WH 8020 DNA encodes these proteins:
- the hpf gene encoding ribosome hibernation-promoting factor, HPF/YfiA family gives MKLLIHGRNLDVTPALREYTETKLERAIHHFDDLVKEADVHLSVARNPRVPQQTAEVTVFANGTVIRAQERSENLYASIDLVASKLARQLRRFKERHSDHGHRTTPTAANDVLLTERPTEDSLLEGKEAQLPSPGVRRKYFAMPAMSLEEARHQLELIDHDFYLFRDKESGELQVIYHRNHGGFGVIQARN, from the coding sequence ATGAAGCTTCTGATCCATGGTCGCAATTTGGATGTGACGCCCGCACTCCGGGAATACACCGAAACAAAACTGGAACGGGCCATCCACCACTTCGACGACCTCGTTAAGGAAGCGGATGTGCATCTGTCAGTTGCACGCAACCCAAGGGTTCCGCAACAAACCGCCGAAGTCACGGTGTTCGCCAATGGCACGGTGATTCGCGCCCAAGAGAGAAGCGAAAACCTTTACGCCAGCATCGATCTGGTCGCAAGCAAACTGGCGCGCCAACTGCGACGGTTCAAGGAACGCCACAGCGACCATGGCCATCGGACCACCCCAACAGCAGCGAATGACGTCCTCCTGACGGAACGGCCCACAGAAGACTCCCTGCTCGAAGGCAAAGAAGCGCAGCTCCCCAGCCCGGGCGTTCGGCGCAAATATTTCGCCATGCCAGCGATGAGCCTCGAAGAGGCACGCCATCAACTGGAACTGATCGACCACGACTTCTATCTGTTTCGAGACAAAGAAAGCGGTGAACTTCAGGTGATTTATCACCGCAATCACGGTGGCTTTGGCGTGATTCAAGCGCGGAACTAA
- the lipB gene encoding lipoyl(octanoyl) transferase LipB: MPGSTGNLLTASDPGKRSAAFLFEPVAPVPFSQAWEWQRGWQKCLLAEDGSDREAVWLLQHPSCFTLGRGATEDHLRFDPENAPAPLHRIDRGGDVTHHAPGQLVAYPVLDLRRREPDLHWYMRQLEQVVIDVLAALDLKGQRIPGLTGVWLEGRKVAAIGVGCRRWITQHGLALNVSCAMDGFAHVVPCGISDRPVDRLQRWIPGITPAVVQPLLRDALAQRLSISWCDLAGLDSGWYS; the protein is encoded by the coding sequence TTGCCTGGTTCTACCGGCAACTTACTAACTGCCTCAGACCCAGGAAAGCGGTCTGCGGCATTTCTTTTTGAGCCGGTTGCACCTGTGCCGTTCTCTCAGGCCTGGGAGTGGCAACGGGGATGGCAGAAGTGCTTACTGGCTGAGGACGGCTCAGACAGGGAAGCGGTTTGGCTTCTTCAGCATCCGTCTTGCTTCACCCTTGGTCGCGGAGCGACGGAAGATCACTTGCGCTTTGATCCCGAGAATGCGCCAGCTCCCCTGCATCGCATCGACCGGGGAGGGGATGTCACCCACCACGCCCCCGGGCAGTTGGTGGCCTATCCGGTGTTGGACCTTCGCCGGCGTGAACCAGACCTTCATTGGTACATGCGCCAGCTCGAACAGGTGGTGATCGATGTGTTGGCGGCATTGGATTTGAAGGGCCAACGCATCCCAGGCCTGACGGGGGTTTGGCTGGAGGGGCGAAAAGTAGCGGCCATCGGGGTGGGATGTCGTCGTTGGATCACTCAGCACGGCCTTGCTCTCAACGTGTCGTGCGCCATGGACGGGTTTGCGCATGTTGTGCCATGTGGAATTTCTGATCGTCCTGTGGATCGTTTGCAGCGCTGGATTCCTGGGATCACGCCTGCGGTTGTGCAGCCACTCCTGCGGGATGCACTGGCCCAGCGCCTGTCAATCAGCTGGTGCGACCTTGCTGGTCTTGATTCTGGGTGGTACTCCTAG
- a CDS encoding dihydrolipoamide acetyltransferase family protein, with translation MATHDIFMPALSSTMTEGKIVEWLKQPGDKVARGESVLVVESDKADMDVESFQEGYLAAVLMPAGSTAPVGETIGLIVETEAEIADVKAKAPSSAPAAPAAAAPPAAPAPPTPVSAPAPVSPPAPVTAPVAAAVSNGRLIVSPRARKLASQMGVELAGLRGTGPNGRIQAEDVEKAAGRPVTPPRVGEGTSAAAVVGATVAASPSAPSGNSFGAPGDTVAFNTLQAAVNRNMEASLAVPCFRVGYTITTDKLDAFYKQVKPKGVTMTALLAKAVAVTLARHPQVNAATTASGMSYPAEVNVAVAVAMEDGGLITPVLRNADRTDLYELSRQWGDLVKRSRSKQLQPEEYSTGTFTLSNLGMFGVDRFDAILPPGTGAILAVAASRPTVVAGKDGSISVKRQMQVNLTADHRVIYGADGAAFLKDLAELIDTRPESLAV, from the coding sequence TTGGCAACCCACGACATTTTTATGCCTGCCCTCAGCTCCACCATGACGGAGGGCAAAATCGTGGAGTGGCTCAAGCAGCCTGGAGACAAGGTTGCTCGAGGCGAATCCGTTCTCGTTGTGGAGTCCGACAAAGCCGATATGGATGTGGAGTCCTTTCAGGAGGGCTACCTGGCTGCAGTGTTGATGCCTGCGGGTAGCACTGCACCTGTGGGTGAAACGATTGGCTTGATCGTTGAGACGGAAGCGGAGATCGCTGATGTGAAGGCCAAAGCTCCTTCTTCAGCTCCGGCCGCTCCAGCTGCAGCTGCCCCCCCTGCGGCTCCAGCGCCCCCCACTCCCGTCTCAGCTCCGGCTCCCGTCTCACCTCCTGCTCCCGTTACAGCTCCGGTGGCTGCCGCTGTCAGCAACGGACGCTTGATCGTCAGTCCCCGCGCCCGCAAGCTGGCCTCCCAAATGGGTGTTGAGCTTGCGGGTCTGCGCGGCACGGGGCCCAATGGCCGGATTCAGGCGGAAGACGTTGAAAAGGCAGCCGGACGTCCTGTGACCCCACCACGGGTGGGTGAAGGGACTTCGGCCGCTGCCGTTGTTGGCGCGACAGTCGCGGCTTCACCGTCGGCTCCTTCCGGCAACAGTTTTGGCGCCCCAGGCGACACGGTGGCCTTCAACACGCTTCAGGCGGCTGTGAACCGCAACATGGAAGCCAGTCTTGCGGTGCCCTGTTTCCGTGTTGGATACACGATCACCACAGACAAGCTGGATGCGTTTTACAAGCAGGTAAAACCCAAAGGCGTCACCATGACAGCCCTTCTGGCCAAAGCCGTGGCCGTGACCTTGGCCCGACACCCCCAGGTGAATGCCGCCACCACGGCCTCTGGCATGAGCTATCCCGCTGAGGTGAATGTGGCTGTCGCTGTGGCGATGGAAGACGGAGGCTTGATTACGCCGGTGTTGCGCAATGCCGATCGCACCGACTTGTATGAGTTATCGCGTCAGTGGGGGGACTTGGTGAAGCGTTCTCGCAGCAAGCAACTGCAGCCTGAGGAATACAGCACCGGCACCTTCACCCTCTCCAACCTTGGAATGTTCGGAGTGGATCGCTTTGATGCCATCCTGCCCCCAGGCACTGGCGCAATCCTGGCGGTTGCGGCGTCTCGTCCCACCGTGGTGGCAGGCAAAGACGGATCCATCTCCGTGAAGCGTCAGATGCAGGTGAACCTCACCGCTGATCACCGCGTGATTTACGGCGCCGATGGTGCTGCCTTCCTGAAGGATCTGGCGGAACTGATCGACACGCGTCCGGAAAGTTTGGCTGTGTAA
- a CDS encoding AMP-binding protein has protein sequence MKSLARQQHVQGLGRVDQLWPWLEQRHGALMAVDAPHAAHPEHFTYQELSQRITTAAAGFRSLGIGEGDVVGLFAENSPRWLMADQGLMRTGAADAVRGSSAPVEELRYILEDAKAVALVVQNADLWQRLQLPAQLRSQLRFVLQLEGDAVDPDVISWTDLLAAGAEQQAPDPDLGRDAASAASTTATILYTSGTTGQPKGVPLSHANLLHQMRSLSCVARPEPGAPVLSVLPIWHAYERSAEYYFFSCACSQSYTTIKQLKRDLPRVKPVVMVTVPRLWEAVQAGFEDVLKTFPASRQSLLRAALANSSAYCLARRQRRNLMLMPLGRRQRLMAGLKSAGRWPAHALASKLIWPKLRLQLSGGQLRFPINGGGAIAPHVDSFFEAVGIELLVGYGLTETSPVVSCRRPWRNIRGSSGQPMPQTEFRIVDPESRAPLSFRERGLVLVRGPQVMQGYLGKPGATAKVLDVDGWFDTGDLGMLLPDGSVVLTGRAKDTIVLSSGENIEPGPLEAHLLMNPVVEQVLLVGQDQKQLAALVVPNQNGLMQFAKDKGVEGFDSWSRLPPQDQTNLLDLAKKDFNLDLQSRSGSRSDERICGVAFVEPFTIENGLLTQTLKQKRNEICIRDANAIESIYS, from the coding sequence TTGAAATCACTCGCCCGTCAGCAGCATGTGCAAGGTCTGGGGAGAGTGGATCAGCTCTGGCCCTGGCTTGAGCAACGTCATGGTGCTCTCATGGCTGTGGATGCTCCCCATGCGGCTCATCCGGAGCATTTCACCTATCAGGAGTTGTCGCAACGGATCACGACAGCGGCTGCAGGGTTCCGTTCCTTGGGGATTGGTGAAGGCGATGTGGTGGGACTGTTTGCAGAAAACAGTCCCCGCTGGCTGATGGCAGATCAAGGTTTGATGCGCACAGGTGCGGCCGATGCGGTGCGTGGCTCCTCAGCCCCCGTCGAGGAGCTGCGTTACATCCTTGAAGATGCCAAGGCCGTTGCCCTGGTGGTTCAAAACGCGGACCTTTGGCAACGGCTCCAATTGCCTGCGCAGCTGCGCAGCCAGCTGCGCTTTGTTCTGCAGCTTGAGGGTGATGCTGTGGATCCAGACGTGATCTCTTGGACTGATCTTTTGGCGGCTGGCGCCGAGCAACAGGCTCCGGATCCAGATCTTGGTCGAGATGCTGCCAGCGCTGCTAGCACCACAGCCACCATCCTTTACACCTCAGGCACCACCGGTCAGCCGAAGGGCGTTCCCCTCAGCCACGCCAACCTGCTGCATCAGATGCGCAGCTTGAGTTGCGTTGCTCGGCCGGAACCTGGCGCACCCGTGCTCAGCGTGTTGCCGATCTGGCATGCCTATGAACGTAGTGCGGAGTATTACTTCTTCTCCTGCGCCTGTTCGCAGAGTTACACCACGATTAAACAGCTCAAACGTGATTTGCCCAGGGTGAAGCCTGTGGTGATGGTCACGGTGCCGCGCCTGTGGGAGGCGGTGCAAGCCGGGTTTGAAGATGTCCTCAAAACATTCCCTGCATCCAGGCAGAGCCTTTTGCGCGCGGCACTCGCGAATAGCAGTGCCTATTGCTTGGCAAGGCGTCAGCGTCGCAACCTGATGTTGATGCCCTTGGGTCGCCGTCAGCGCTTGATGGCAGGCCTGAAATCCGCCGGGCGCTGGCCCGCCCATGCCCTGGCGTCCAAGCTGATCTGGCCAAAGCTGAGGTTGCAACTCAGTGGGGGACAGCTGCGCTTCCCCATCAATGGAGGAGGAGCGATCGCACCTCATGTGGATTCCTTCTTTGAGGCGGTGGGGATCGAGTTGCTAGTGGGCTATGGCCTCACCGAAACCAGTCCGGTGGTGAGTTGCCGGCGTCCATGGCGCAACATTCGTGGAAGTTCAGGGCAGCCAATGCCTCAGACTGAATTCAGGATTGTGGATCCTGAATCCCGAGCTCCTCTCAGTTTTAGGGAACGTGGTTTGGTGCTTGTGCGTGGACCTCAGGTCATGCAGGGATACTTGGGGAAACCTGGAGCCACTGCAAAAGTTCTGGATGTTGATGGATGGTTCGACACCGGCGATTTGGGAATGCTTCTTCCAGATGGCTCTGTGGTGTTAACGGGCAGAGCGAAAGACACCATTGTTTTAAGCAGCGGTGAAAATATTGAGCCAGGGCCTCTGGAAGCCCATCTGCTGATGAATCCAGTAGTTGAACAAGTCTTACTTGTTGGCCAAGATCAGAAGCAACTTGCTGCTTTGGTAGTTCCGAATCAAAACGGTTTAATGCAGTTTGCCAAAGACAAAGGAGTAGAAGGTTTCGATTCTTGGTCCAGATTGCCGCCACAAGATCAAACAAATTTGCTAGATCTTGCCAAGAAAGATTTTAATCTTGACCTTCAATCGCGCTCGGGATCCAGGTCCGACGAAAGGATTTGTGGTGTTGCATTTGTTGAGCCTTTTACGATTGAAAATGGTTTATTGACTCAAACCCTGAAGCAAAAAAGAAATGAGATTTGTATCAGAGACGCGAATGCTATAGAGAGTATTTACAGTTAG
- a CDS encoding deoxyribose-phosphate aldolase produces the protein MTASPRRRELPELPPLIHQAVLDPLLEEEALHNLCDAGRLLGFGGLCTSLCHLEAVRNRIGPSGRLRLFAVVDFPFGTIPAELKRAQAEWAAARGADALDVVPNLAAITAGRSETYAEELAQICDLGLPVTVILDVNRLQPAGLSLAVEAAIDAGAACLQAGNGFGPATTPVQVRKLKELARGNCAIKAAGGIQRLDMALDLVEEGATALGTSHGPALIQALRHPQ, from the coding sequence ATGACCGCTTCGCCGCGTCGGCGGGAGCTTCCGGAGCTCCCGCCCTTAATCCATCAAGCCGTCTTAGATCCTTTGTTGGAAGAGGAGGCCCTGCACAACCTCTGTGATGCGGGCAGGCTGCTCGGATTCGGGGGGCTTTGCACCAGCCTCTGCCACCTAGAGGCGGTTCGAAACCGCATCGGACCAAGCGGTCGTCTTCGCTTGTTTGCCGTGGTGGACTTCCCCTTCGGAACCATTCCAGCAGAGCTCAAACGGGCGCAAGCGGAATGGGCCGCAGCCCGCGGGGCTGATGCCCTCGATGTGGTGCCCAATCTCGCTGCCATCACCGCGGGGCGGTCGGAAACCTATGCAGAAGAACTCGCGCAGATCTGCGATCTCGGCCTACCCGTGACGGTGATTTTGGATGTGAACCGCTTGCAGCCAGCGGGCCTGAGCTTGGCCGTAGAAGCCGCCATCGATGCCGGTGCTGCGTGCTTGCAAGCCGGCAACGGATTTGGACCCGCCACCACTCCGGTGCAGGTGCGCAAGCTCAAAGAGCTGGCGCGGGGAAATTGCGCGATCAAGGCGGCCGGAGGGATTCAACGGCTAGACATGGCGTTGGACCTTGTCGAAGAGGGCGCAACGGCCCTGGGAACCAGCCATGGCCCAGCTTTAATTCAGGCCCTCCGGCATCCTCAATGA
- the recO gene encoding DNA repair protein RecO — protein MSPERRIKGLALKVGPLGEHDRLLTLLSDDVGLIRLAVPGARKPRSSLAAAVPLTTLELQVGGRSGLLRVRQLRVQHNFSNVGQRLETLAAAQALSELSISLVAGDDPVPGMLSAVLMHLERLELLAQKQRESEMKRSEGERVDRTLATLVQACVHLLALGGYGLPLQTCCRSGAALSPPIGNWDWRCSLLADEGLAIGSQAGAAIQINPSELALLQRLTRLELPERQDGGLMGPRPVWLRLLTLLESWCRVHLPRPVRSFAMVREAVASSA, from the coding sequence ATGAGCCCGGAACGGCGGATCAAAGGGTTGGCTTTGAAGGTGGGTCCCCTTGGGGAGCACGACAGGTTACTGACCCTGCTCAGTGATGACGTTGGCCTGATTCGCCTAGCCGTGCCAGGGGCCCGTAAACCCCGCAGCAGCCTGGCGGCGGCGGTTCCTCTCACCACTCTGGAGCTGCAGGTAGGAGGACGCAGCGGCCTACTTCGGGTGCGCCAACTTCGGGTCCAACACAATTTCAGCAACGTGGGGCAGAGATTGGAAACGTTGGCAGCCGCCCAGGCCCTATCTGAGCTCTCGATCTCGTTGGTCGCTGGCGATGATCCTGTACCCGGAATGCTGAGTGCGGTCTTGATGCATCTTGAGCGGCTCGAGCTGCTGGCGCAGAAACAGCGTGAATCAGAAATGAAACGTTCGGAAGGGGAGCGTGTCGATCGAACCCTGGCAACGCTTGTTCAGGCCTGTGTTCATCTGCTCGCTCTCGGCGGCTATGGCCTGCCTCTCCAAACCTGTTGCCGCAGTGGAGCCGCCCTGTCTCCACCGATCGGAAATTGGGACTGGCGTTGCAGCCTCCTGGCCGACGAAGGGCTGGCCATTGGTTCTCAAGCGGGAGCAGCCATCCAGATCAACCCCTCCGAACTCGCCCTGCTCCAGCGATTAACACGGCTTGAACTGCCGGAACGTCAAGACGGTGGATTGATGGGACCCCGACCCGTTTGGCTCAGGCTTTTGACACTTTTGGAGAGCTGGTGTCGCGTGCATCTGCCAAGGCCCGTCCGCTCATTTGCCATGGTGAGAGAGGCTGTCGCCAGTAGCGCTTAA
- a CDS encoding YlqD family protein — protein sequence MSEHSSLTIKRSITIRAVVTPAWKEEAERELSNGIATTDQQLAQLEKEGQEVVDQVRRQSANPLDPRVQDQVAQVQQQVAAKRSELEEQKRNLLQQQAQVRELEMDQIVEQGQLDSFCDIQVGDNLVSKMQVAVVVRDGVIESIEQG from the coding sequence ATGTCTGAACATTCTTCTCTCACCATCAAGCGTTCTATCACCATTCGTGCAGTGGTCACTCCGGCCTGGAAGGAGGAAGCTGAGCGCGAATTGAGCAATGGAATCGCGACGACTGATCAGCAGCTTGCGCAGTTAGAGAAAGAGGGCCAGGAGGTGGTTGATCAAGTTCGTCGTCAGAGTGCAAATCCGCTCGATCCCCGGGTTCAGGATCAGGTGGCTCAGGTTCAGCAACAGGTTGCGGCCAAGCGATCTGAGTTAGAGGAACAAAAGCGAAACCTGTTGCAGCAACAGGCTCAAGTGCGTGAGCTTGAGATGGATCAGATTGTGGAACAGGGCCAACTCGATAGCTTTTGCGACATACAAGTCGGCGACAATTTAGTGAGCAAGATGCAAGTTGCAGTCGTTGTGCGGGATGGCGTGATCGAGTCGATCGAACAGGGCTGA